In a single window of the Centropristis striata isolate RG_2023a ecotype Rhode Island chromosome 18, C.striata_1.0, whole genome shotgun sequence genome:
- the LOC131991427 gene encoding estrogen-related receptor gamma-like isoform X2 → MDLVDLYLPECFTYHSDTEHLGRMSVRGLDPTCPSTIKREPSSPSPSSQGDVSPAQPSPGSSSSDTNSSYSALLKGHNHSNGLDSPGLYGHTAGLANNGGANRRFAEEESQVKCEFMLGSVAKRVCLVCGDVASGYHYGVASCEACKAFFKRTIQGNIEYSCPASNECEITKRRRKSCQACRFVKCLSVGMLREGVRLDRVRGGRQKYKRRIDAENSPYLHPQNALPQKKTFIVGGVVENKVVSLLLVAEPEGIFAMPDPTVPESDIKALTTLCDLADRELVVNIGWAKHIPGFPSLSLADQMSLLQSGWMEILILRVVFRSLSLEDKLVYAEDYIMDEEQSKLAGLLDLNNAILQLVKKYKTMGLEKEEFVVLKAIALANSDSMQIEDSEAVQRLQDVLHGALQDYEATHHPEDPRRAGKLIMTLPLLRQTAARAVQHFCSIKQDGRVPMHKLFLELLEAKA, encoded by the exons ATGGATTTAGTCGACCTCTACCTCCCAGAGTGTTTCACCTACCACTCTGACACAGA GCATCTGGGCAGGATGTCAGTGAGGGGCTTGGACCCCACCTGTCCCTCCACGATAAAGCGTGAGCCCTCCAGCCCCAGCCCCAGCTCTCAGGGCGACGTCAGCCCGGCCCAGCCCAGCCCTGGAAGCTCTTCCTCAGACACGAACTCCAGCTACAGCGCCCTGCTCAAAGGTCACAACCACAGCAATGGGCTGGACTCGCCAGGCCTCTACGGCCACACAGCGGGGTTGGCCAACAATGGAGGAGCAAACAG GAGGTTTGCGGAGGAAGAAAGCCAAGTGAAGTGTGAATTCATGCTGGGCTCGGTGGCCAAGCGTGTGTGTCTGGTGTGCGGTGACGTTGCCTCGGGCTACCACTATGGTGTGGCCTCCTGTGAAGCCTGCAAGGCCTTTTTCAAGAGGACCATCCAGG GTAACATTGAATACAGCTGCCCAGCGTCCAATGAATGTGAAATCACCAAGAGAAGAAGGAAATCCTGCCAGGCCTGTCGATTCGTGAAATGTCTGTCTGTGGGCATGTTGAGAGAAG GTGTGCGTCTGGACCGGGTTCGAGGTGGGAGACAGAAGTACAAGCGGAGAATAGACGCTGAAAACAGCCCGTATCTGCACCCACAGAATGCCTTgcctcagaaaaaaacat tCATTGTAGGTGGTGTGGTAGAAAACAAGGTggtgtctctgctgctggtggcCGAGCCAGAGGGCATTTTCGCCATGCCGGACCCCACCGTACCCGAGAGCGACATCAAGGCTCTGACCACGCTGTGTGACCTCGCTGACAGAGAGCTGGTGGTCAACATCGGCTGGGCCAAACACATCCCAG gcttcccctccctctctctggctgACCAGATGAGTCTACTGCAGAGCGGCTGGATGGAGATTTTGATCCTTCGAGTAGTGTTCCGCTCGCTGTCCTTGGAGGACAAGTTGGTGTACGCTGAGGACTACATCATGGACGAGGAGCAGTCGAAGCTGGCGGGACTGCTCGACCTCAACAACGCCATCCTGCAGCTGGTGAAGAAGTATAAAACCATGGGGCTGGAGAAGGAGGAGTTTGTGGTGCTGAAGGCTATCGCGCTCGCTAACTCAG ACTCCATGCAAATTGAGGACTCAGAGGCAGTTCAGAGACTCCAGGACGTCCTCCACGGGGCCCTACAGGACTACGAGGCCACCCATCACCCAGAGGACCCTCGGCGGGCCGGCAAACTGATCATGACCCTCCCTCTGCTCCGTCAGACGGCTGCTCGTGCTGTCCAGCACTTCTGCAGCATCAAACAGGACGGCCGAGTGCCCATGCACAAACTGTTCCTTGAACTGCTGGAGGCCAAAGCCTGA
- the LOC131991427 gene encoding estrogen-related receptor gamma-like isoform X1, producing the protein MDLVDLYLPECFTYHSDTEHLGRMSVRGLDPTCPSTIKREPSSPSPSSQGDVSPAQPSPGSSSSDTNSSYSALLKGHNHSNGLDSPGLYGHTAGLANNGGANRLVRFAEEESQVKCEFMLGSVAKRVCLVCGDVASGYHYGVASCEACKAFFKRTIQGNIEYSCPASNECEITKRRRKSCQACRFVKCLSVGMLREGVRLDRVRGGRQKYKRRIDAENSPYLHPQNALPQKKTFIVGGVVENKVVSLLLVAEPEGIFAMPDPTVPESDIKALTTLCDLADRELVVNIGWAKHIPGFPSLSLADQMSLLQSGWMEILILRVVFRSLSLEDKLVYAEDYIMDEEQSKLAGLLDLNNAILQLVKKYKTMGLEKEEFVVLKAIALANSDSMQIEDSEAVQRLQDVLHGALQDYEATHHPEDPRRAGKLIMTLPLLRQTAARAVQHFCSIKQDGRVPMHKLFLELLEAKA; encoded by the exons ATGGATTTAGTCGACCTCTACCTCCCAGAGTGTTTCACCTACCACTCTGACACAGA GCATCTGGGCAGGATGTCAGTGAGGGGCTTGGACCCCACCTGTCCCTCCACGATAAAGCGTGAGCCCTCCAGCCCCAGCCCCAGCTCTCAGGGCGACGTCAGCCCGGCCCAGCCCAGCCCTGGAAGCTCTTCCTCAGACACGAACTCCAGCTACAGCGCCCTGCTCAAAGGTCACAACCACAGCAATGGGCTGGACTCGCCAGGCCTCTACGGCCACACAGCGGGGTTGGCCAACAATGGAGGAGCAAACAGGTTGGT GAGGTTTGCGGAGGAAGAAAGCCAAGTGAAGTGTGAATTCATGCTGGGCTCGGTGGCCAAGCGTGTGTGTCTGGTGTGCGGTGACGTTGCCTCGGGCTACCACTATGGTGTGGCCTCCTGTGAAGCCTGCAAGGCCTTTTTCAAGAGGACCATCCAGG GTAACATTGAATACAGCTGCCCAGCGTCCAATGAATGTGAAATCACCAAGAGAAGAAGGAAATCCTGCCAGGCCTGTCGATTCGTGAAATGTCTGTCTGTGGGCATGTTGAGAGAAG GTGTGCGTCTGGACCGGGTTCGAGGTGGGAGACAGAAGTACAAGCGGAGAATAGACGCTGAAAACAGCCCGTATCTGCACCCACAGAATGCCTTgcctcagaaaaaaacat tCATTGTAGGTGGTGTGGTAGAAAACAAGGTggtgtctctgctgctggtggcCGAGCCAGAGGGCATTTTCGCCATGCCGGACCCCACCGTACCCGAGAGCGACATCAAGGCTCTGACCACGCTGTGTGACCTCGCTGACAGAGAGCTGGTGGTCAACATCGGCTGGGCCAAACACATCCCAG gcttcccctccctctctctggctgACCAGATGAGTCTACTGCAGAGCGGCTGGATGGAGATTTTGATCCTTCGAGTAGTGTTCCGCTCGCTGTCCTTGGAGGACAAGTTGGTGTACGCTGAGGACTACATCATGGACGAGGAGCAGTCGAAGCTGGCGGGACTGCTCGACCTCAACAACGCCATCCTGCAGCTGGTGAAGAAGTATAAAACCATGGGGCTGGAGAAGGAGGAGTTTGTGGTGCTGAAGGCTATCGCGCTCGCTAACTCAG ACTCCATGCAAATTGAGGACTCAGAGGCAGTTCAGAGACTCCAGGACGTCCTCCACGGGGCCCTACAGGACTACGAGGCCACCCATCACCCAGAGGACCCTCGGCGGGCCGGCAAACTGATCATGACCCTCCCTCTGCTCCGTCAGACGGCTGCTCGTGCTGTCCAGCACTTCTGCAGCATCAAACAGGACGGCCGAGTGCCCATGCACAAACTGTTCCTTGAACTGCTGGAGGCCAAAGCCTGA